From one Ammospiza caudacuta isolate bAmmCau1 chromosome 8, bAmmCau1.pri, whole genome shotgun sequence genomic stretch:
- the CCDC14 gene encoding coiled-coil domain-containing protein 14, translating to MAAPGAARPRKVREGRGGERAGRGSRSGPPRQSPGVLGGMGGPRGIPITTPARGGAFRGRARLAPQPADGGPEALRAVLRLSLPESGSSGRQRGSVGSEEERLEGLCVQLRVQPGEEMAGSGPYHCALSSGRLSGATKLTNGRNQFGLKKGCHSGVKFCSTESASQVDTIHHGLDHCAALLKTILQKEATGREAVHKQSGKTTTFKCTSKPLLTKGNTSKKKGLKRINTPSPVQKEIVPISNRKVASSTTPAEKEFSSAAQTQMVQSNHVPCSDHSPGAYQKLYEHVQTQMSLITGQPPQKSDEIPTVAPSPTSNQGCQNVTALNYHLPTSTSTLSLQHSANSLSTQSGVPVDSANECVPEMGGPVVCPVVSPAAAAQTQSGIAVPGVIPCTASGALTPSVPALVPTPCAREVAPGQEQQVKEADLMRCIQALLQSHEVLNGRTEQRGHHHCPAKHDGSCDTEEDTPEEHSEDLVSEEDELDVLDVSPVKDTSCKTSCVKKGVKSRKESPEETAHKVRTVKYLLGELRALVTDQGDSEVLRLMSEVEDSVSLLPAVVGSRNLQAEIALALQPLRSENAQLRRRLRILNQQLREQESSEKTSGQSCSYELVSLQSLNMMLQSQLKESQKGLDSLQTKNEELLKIIESQKEENKHLAKGIQDKEEELLENKQHYDIHSTKLKIEVEEALGTVKSLQFKLEAAEKENKILGITLRQRDAEVKRLRELTRTLQGSMAKLLSDLTGDSVRPKPEKFLSKSRLEDHEKQMQPELFPGSTSVMTYLKTLEMDHILIDPDLQFPNKIGEVEMKSLSYDKFAAEGSKINSTFTEEQTSAPRGAPAPLKQDAETGSDSGTLLDDQTKLDETIYIPLTSSASKKQQPVSGRSGVPPQSRGACQRLDYHCELPGSVQQYGCEDPTLVDKLNAGYSVKKTVENTPEVTGGKAKPEGDQVLRPRGIPSGAAKDVMNKAEQPQPGPYPCAPMPFPAGVSQKTGSEAADFSCISFDDFSGRSDWSASSFSTFTSRDEEDFKNSLAALDANIARLQRTLQSNMRKQ from the exons atggCCGCGCCGGGGGCTGCGCGGCCCCGCAAGGTGCGTGAGGGCCGGGGCGGGGAGCGGGCGGGGCGCGGGTCTCGTTCGGGGCCTCCTCGCCAGAGCCCGGGGGTGCTCGGGGGGATGGGCGGGCCTCGGGGGATCCCCATAACGACTCCTGCGCGAGGTGGGGCCTTCCGAGGGCGAGCCCGGCTCGCACCGCAGCCAGCTGACGGCGGTCCTGAGGCGCTGCGGGCCGTGCTGAGGCTGTCTCTGCCCGAGAGCGGCTCCAGCGGAAGGCAGCGGGGATCAGTGGGGTCTGAAGAGGAAAGGCTGGAGGGGCTGTGTGTTCAGCTGcgtgttcagcctggagaggagatggCGGGGAGCGGACCGTACCACTGT GCTctgtcttctggaaggctgtCAGGAGCAACTAAACTAACAAATGGAAGAAATCA gtttggcttaaagaaaggatGCCATTCTGGTGTAAAATTCTGTTCCACTGAATCTGCCAGTCAG GTTGATACTATTCATCATGGACTTGACCATTGTGCAGCTTTACTGAAGACCATCTTACAAAAGGAAGCTACAG GAAGGGAGGCTGTCCATAAACAATCTGGGAAAACAACTACCTTTAAATGTACTTCCAAGCCTTTGCTAACCAAAGGAAATACTTCCAAgaagaaagggttaaaaagaaTCAATACGCCTTCCCCTGTTCAAAAAGAAATTG TGCCAATATCAAATAGAAAAGTTGCCTCATCTACCACACCTGCTGAGAAGGAGTTTTCCAGTGCAGCACAGACTCAGATGGTTCAATCAAATCATGTGCCTTGCAGTGACCACTCTCCTGGGGCATATCAGAAACTGTATGAGCATGTGCAAACTCAGATGTCTCTGATAACTGGCCAACCCCCACAGAAGAGCGATGAAATTCCTACTGTAGCTCCTTCTCCTACCTCAAACCAGG gATGTCAAAATGTTACAGCTTTGAATTATCATTTACCTACCTCCACATCAACACTATCCCTGCAGCATTCAGCTAATTCCTTATCCACTCAGTCA GGAGTTCCTGTAGACAGTGCCAATGAATGTGTGCCAGAGATGGGAGGACCTGTGGTTTGCCCAGTggtttctcctgctgctgctgcacaaacaCAGTCTGGAATTGCTGTTCCTGGTGTGATCCCCTGTACAGCATCAGGAGCATTAACCCCTTCAGTGCCTGCATTGGTGCCAACACCTTGTGCCAGAGAGGTGGCCCCAGGCCAAGAGCAGCAGGTCAAAGAAGCAGATTTGATGAGGTGCATACAGGCCCTGTTACAATCCCATGAGGTGCTGAATGGTAGGACTGAGCAGAGGGGCCATCATCACTGTCCAGCAAAGCATGATGGCTCATGTGACACAGAGGAGGATACTCCTGAGGAGCACAGTGAGGACCTGGTCAGTGAAGAAGATGAATTGGATGTACTTGATGTGTCCCCAGTGAAAGATACCAGCTGCAAGACAAGTTGTGTGAAGAAAGGTGTAAAATCTAGAAAAGAAAGTCCAGAAGAAACAGCCCATAAAGTTAGGACTGTAAAGTATCttctgggtgagctcagagcaCTGGTAACAGATCAAG GTGACTCAGAAGTGCTGAGGTTGATGAGTGAAGTGGAGGACTCtgtctccctgctcccagctgtggtGGGAAGCAGGAATCTCCAGGCTGAAAtagctctggctctgcagcccctgcgcAGTGAGAACGCGCAGCTGCGCAG GAGACTAAGAATATTAAACCAGCAACTTAGAGAACAAGAAAGCAGTGAGAAGACAtctggacagagctgcagctatGAAT TGGTTTCTTTGCAGTCCTTGAATATGATGCTCCAGAGTCAATTgaaagaatcacagaaaggcCTTGATTCACTGCAGACTAAAAATGAAGAACTACTGAAAATAATAGAAagtcagaaagaagaaaataaacatcttGCAAAAGGTATTCAAGATAAAGAAGAAGAATTGCtagaaaacaaacagcattATGACATTCATTCCACCAAGCTCAAGATTG AAGTGGAAGAGGCATTAGGAACTGTGAAGAGCCTTCAGTTTAAGCTGGAagctgcagagaaagaaaataagattttgggTATAACATTACGTCAGCGTGATGCAGAAGTTAAGAGACTGAGGGAATTAACCAG AACCTTGCAGGGCAGCATGGCCAAGCTTCTGTCTGACCTCACAGGGGACAGTGTTAGACCCAAACCTGAGAAATTTCTCTCAAAGTCTCGTTTGGAAGACCATGAAAAGCAGATGCAACCTGAGCTGTTTCCTGGGAGTACTTCAGTAATGACTTACCTTAAAACATTAGAAATGGATCATATTTTGATAGATCCGGACCTTCAGTTCCCAAATAAAATTGGAGAAGTAGAAATGAAAAGTCTGTCCTATGACAAGTTTGCTGCCGAAGGAAGTAAAATTAACAGTACATTCACAGAAGAACAAACATCAGCTCCCAGAGGAGCACCAGCTCCACTGAAGCAAGATGCAGAAACAGGGAGTGATTCTGGAACTTTACTAGATGACCAGACCAAGCTGGATGAGACAATTTATATTCCACTGACCAGCAGTGCCTCTAAAAAACAGCAGCCAGTCTCTGGAAGAAGTGGTGtgccaccccagagcagaggggcttgTCAGAGGCTGGATTACCACTGTGAGCTCCCAGGCTCTGTGCAGCAGTATGGATGTGAGGATCCAACTCTGGTGGATAAATTAAATGCTGGGTACAGTGTGAAAAAGACTGTGGAAAACACTCCTGAAGTTACAGGGGGTAAAGCAAAGCCAGAAGGAGACCAAGTCCTGAGACCAAGAGGCATTCCAAGTGGGGCTGCAAAAGATGTCATGAATaaagcagagcagcctcagcctggTCCATACCCTTGTGCACCAATGCCATTTCCAGCAGGGGTTTCTCAGAAAacaggcagtgaagcagctgatTTTagctgcatttcatttgatGATTTCTCAGGGAGGTCTGACTGGAGTGCATCTTCTTTCTCAACATTTACTTCTCGAGATGAAGAGGACTTTAAAAATAGCTTAGCAGCCTTGGATGCCAACATAGCTAGGTTACAAAGGACTCTGCAAAGTAACATGAGGAAACAATGA